DNA sequence from the Paenibacillus physcomitrellae genome:
AAGGGCGCCAAGCCTGGCCAGAAACGAAAGTATGGCCGAGGACGCCTTGCGGTAAACCCAGAACGAAGCCTGCAGCAGGACAAAAGCCGATAGAAACGTATGTATATTCCAGAGTCCCTCATACCACAAGGAATTGACCCATTTTCCGTAAGCACGGCCATTATGATAAAGCTGAACATGAATGAGGGCGGCGGTAAGACAACCGATCCATAAAGCGGCGGTAAGTCCTTTTTGACGCGCGGTTTGCTGCCGAAAGGCACGGGTGAGCCATTCTTTGATGTAATCAAAGTAATACGCTAGAAATGCCCCCAGCAGATAGTAAGACATATAGGTCGGCGCATAGCTGGCTTTGTTCATTAACTGCAGGTCATATTTATTCCACAGGGCGAATCCCCACTGGATCAGGAAGCCGGCCGGGAGCGCCCAGGCGATCAGACGCGGGAATTTTTGAAACAGCAGCAGGAACAAAGGAAACATCAGATAGAACTGTAAGTTGATAAACACGAAATAAAGATGGGTGTACGCTGTCCCGGAAGCCAGATCCTGGACAAGCCAAACAAGGTGAGAGCTAAAATGGACATTCGGATTAAAAAAGCTCTGCGCCCCGCTGTACATATGCACCACAACGTAATAGCAAATCGAAGCTGCCGCATAAGGGACGATGATATACAGGAGTCTTTTCTTGTAGAAGCGGGCGATCAGCTCTTTACCGGCAGGTCTGCCCAAATAGTTGTAGAACAAAACAAAACTGCTTAGAAAGATAAAGCATGGGGTTCCGAATTTAAAGAAGATATTGACCAGGTTAAACCAGTAATAGTAGGGAGAGTTGGCGGCTTGTCCGCCTGCAGCATAAGAGGTGGCATGAACATGAATCACACCGAGGATGGCAAAAGCACGAAAGAGATCGAGCTCGGGAAGCCTTTCTTTTTTCGCTGGGTCCTTCACAAGCATCTACTCCAATCTTTGGGATGGGTTCAATACAAGCGGCAGCTTTGCGGGCGAATTTAGGTGGTTTGAGGCTTTTTGATTAACAAAATGAAGAAAATAGCTTCGTTTATGTAACTATTTTACATGATTTAAAACGATTTGCCTTCCCTTCCAGTCTTATTTATAGAATTAGATTTTCAGATTCACAGGTTTGAAGGATTGCTAAAGAGAGGGGGACATACAAAACGTGCAGGACAACGAGTGGGCTGCCGCCGCGTGTTCAGGGGACGAAGAGGCCTTTAACCGGCTAATGACTCTGTACAGGCGCAGATTATACGGAATTGCCTACAGCTATGTAGGGAACGAAAATGATGCTTTAGAGGTGCTGCAGGAAGCCGTCTGCCGGGCCTGGGTCAACTGTGGAAAGCTTAAAAATCCCGCCCTGTTCCTCCCGTGGCTTATCCGGATTACCATCAACTGCTGCATGGATGAATTGAAGCGGCGCAAGAACCAGGCGCCCGTTCATTTCATCCATGCCGAAGCGGCCGCTGCCGCGGAAATGATGGACGTCCGAAAAGTGGACCTGCTTCAGGCCTTAAGCGGCATGAAGCCTAAATACCGGCATGCCCTGATGCTCAGATACTATCAGGACATGACCGTGCCGGAAGTCGCGGATGTGCTGGACAAACCGGAAGGGACGATCAAGACCTGGCTTCACCAGGGGCTGAAACAGCTCCGCCGCCAATTAACCAACGGAGGTGAACGTTATGACCGATAATCGAGAGCAGCATGTTATAGCCAGACACTATGAGGAAATGCGGGCTAACGAACAGCAGATCGAGGAATACAAGCTGGACCGGGCCGTCCGCCTGGGTCTGGAGCAAGCCCGCCGCACGCGCTCCAGACGCGGTATTTCAGCTTGTCGTACGCGGATCGGTTACGGCGCACTGGCCGCCGTCCTGCTGACCAGCCTCGCCGCTCTGCTCATCCTCGCCCCCAACCAAAACCCGGGTGGGAACGCTGCCCAGAAAGGCGTATC
Encoded proteins:
- a CDS encoding acyltransferase, which encodes MKDPAKKERLPELDLFRAFAILGVIHVHATSYAAGGQAANSPYYYWFNLVNIFFKFGTPCFIFLSSFVLFYNYLGRPAGKELIARFYKKRLLYIIVPYAAASICYYVVVHMYSGAQSFFNPNVHFSSHLVWLVQDLASGTAYTHLYFVFINLQFYLMFPLFLLLFQKFPRLIAWALPAGFLIQWGFALWNKYDLQLMNKASYAPTYMSYYLLGAFLAYYFDYIKEWLTRAFRQQTARQKGLTAALWIGCLTAALIHVQLYHNGRAYGKWVNSLWYEGLWNIHTFLSAFVLLQASFWVYRKASSAILSFLARLGALSFAIYLLHPIFLLIYRRFRYTLDPVSMPYLIWVWAGVPVSLFLAWGVAAFTFRWIPGAPFLLGSRPGGGARKTRLELAEQQGKSAAV
- a CDS encoding RNA polymerase sigma factor; this encodes MQDNEWAAAACSGDEEAFNRLMTLYRRRLYGIAYSYVGNENDALEVLQEAVCRAWVNCGKLKNPALFLPWLIRITINCCMDELKRRKNQAPVHFIHAEAAAAAEMMDVRKVDLLQALSGMKPKYRHALMLRYYQDMTVPEVADVLDKPEGTIKTWLHQGLKQLRRQLTNGGERYDR